TCCAGATCCACCACCTTCGCCGTGCCCTGCGTCGGCGTCAGCAGTCCGCACATCATCTTGAAGGTTGTCGATTTTCCCGCGCCGTTCGGGCCCAGCAGCCCGTAGATCTCGCCGCGTGTCACCTGGAAACTCACGTCGTCGGTCGCCTTGAAATCGCCGAACTGCTTCGTCAGGTGTGACGCCTCGATCACCACCTTCCCGTCTTGGGCGATCTCGTGTGTGTGCTGCGCCAGCACGGAATCGCCCGGAGGTCCGCCACCCAGAAGGTCGATGAAAGCGTCCTCGAAGCGTGGCTTCACCTCCACCCACTCGGCGCTCTCCTCCGCGCCGATCTCCTTCGGATCGAAGCGTCCTGCATCCTTCCTCAAGGTCAGCCGCAAGCTGTGTCCTTGGATCGTCCCGTCGCTCACCTCCGGGCGCGAGAGCGCCTTCGTCAACAGGCTGCGCTTCTTCTCGCCGGGTTCGCGCAGTTGGTATACCCGCCCTTCCAGTGGCTTCGCGATCTCCGCCGGCGTGCCGCTGAAGAGCAGCTTGCCCTCATTCAGCACCACCGTTGTCCCGCACAGCTCGGCCTCATCGAGGTAGGCCGTGCTCCATACCACCGCGATTCCTTGGTTCACCAGATCCTCCACCATTCCCCACAGCTCGCGCCGTGAGATCGGGTCGACCCCCACGCCCGGTTCATCCAAGAGAAGCAGCCTGGGCTTTCCCAGTAGCGCACAGGCTAAGCCAAGCTTCTGCTTCATGCCGCCTGAAAGTTTCCCGGCGAAGCGCCCGGTGAAGCGCTTCAAATCGGTGAAGCTCAGGAGCCGCTCGAAGGACTCCTCTCGCTCCTGCCCTGTCACATGCCGCAGATCCGCCTGCAGCGTCAGGTTCTCCAGCACCGTCAGATCCTCATACAGGCCGAACTTCTGCGGCATGTAGCCCACATCGCCCCGGATCGCCGCGGCATCGACGATCGGGTCTTTCCCCAGCGTCCGGATCGTCCCCCGGTTCGGTTCCATCAGCCCTGCGATCAAGCGCAGCAGCGTCGTCTTCCCCGCGCCATCCGGCCCGACCAATCCCGTGATCAGGCCCTTCCGCACCTCGCCCGAAACCTCATCCAGCGCCGGCGACTCCATCCCCTTGAAGGTCTTCGTCACCCCCTCGAAGCGGATTACCACCTCGTCTGTCGGATTCTCCTGCATCGCACGGATCACTGATCACTCGGCACTTCTCTGCACCCGCACCGGCATCCCCTGCCTCAGCGAGCCGTCCGAGTCATCCACCACCACCCGCATGCGATAGACTAGCGAGGTCCGCAGCTCCTGGGTCTCCACCGTCTTCGGCGTGAACTCGGCGCGTGGAGAAACGAAGCCGACCGTACCGTGGAAGGGCTGGTCCGGGCGTCCGTCCGTGAGCACCTCCACCTTCGTCCCCGGCGGGAACTTGCCTAGCTCGGGTTCGTGAACGTAAGCCCTTACCCATACCGGATCCTCCAGCGAGAGCGAGAGCACCGTGGGCCCGGCTTGCACGATAGCGCCGGGTTCTTGCGCCCGGGTGATGACGATGCCGTCCGAAGGACTCTTCAGTTCGGTGTCCTGTAGCTTGATTTCTGCCGTTTTCACGGCTGCTTCCGCCCTCACCACCGCGGCCTCCGCTGCACCTGCTGCCGCCTGCGCGGCTCCCACACCTGCTTCGGCTGCCGCCACCTCTTCCACCCGGAATCCCGATTCGAGCTGCTTCAAGCTGGCCTCGGCCACCTTCATCCGTTGCTCCGCTTCATGATAGGCCGCCTCCGCGTTCTCGAAGTTCTGGCGCGAGACACCGTTCGTCTTTACCAGCGTGGATTGCCGTTGGTAGGCGCGTTCGGAGTTCTCCATCGTCACCTTTGCTTGGGCCAGACTGGCGCGCGCCTGCTCCACTTCTTCGGTGCGATATCCCGCGCGCTTGAGATCGGCATCGGCCTTTGCTTGGACCAAACTGGCCTTCGCTTGTTCGAGCGAGGCCACCGCCTGCAGGTGTGTGGCCTTCGCTTGGTCGAGCTCGCGCTGGTAGGGTTCGGCATCGATCCGCGCCAGCAGCTCGCCCGCCTTCACCGCATCGCCCTCGTCCTTCAGCACCTCCGCGATCCGGCCGGAGACTCGGAATCCCAGGTCGACCCCGCGGATGTCCACGTTCCCGTGCAGCACCAGTGCGTCTTCTTCGTTACGGTACTTCCCGTAGAAGTACCACCCGCCCGCAGCTAGCACGCCGAGCAACAGGATCACCGGTATGGCTTTTTTCATCGTTCGCTTCCTTTCCATGCGAGTCCGCCGCAGATCAGATCCACGTGCTCGTCCAGGAGCTCCGCGATCATGACCTTGTGGGCCGCTTGTAGTTTCTTCACTCCCAGCCGCCGCAGGATCGTCGCCCGCGCCAGAGTGAATGCCAGGACCTGCCCGAACATCGCGTGGGTCCGCAGGATCAGCTTGGTCGAGGTGGGATCTTCACCGGTGGTGATTCCCACCGTCCGCGTGAAAAGCTCGTGCATCGGCTTGAGGGTCTTCTGGTAGAGCAGCTCGAAGTTCTCGCTCGGCGCCGCCTGCTCGCGCAGCATCACCAGCCGGATCTTCTCGAATTCGCTCCCCTCGAGTTGCTCGCCCAGCAGGGTCCGCAGCATCCGCTTGATGATGCTCTGTGCGGTCGCCACGTCCGGCTCGCCACTTGCCAGTAATTCCCGCGACTCCGCCGCGACCTCGGAAAACACGCCGCGCAAATGCTCGCCGATTCCCTCCAGCACCGCCGCATAAAGCCGCTCCTTGCTGCCGAAGTAGTAGCCGATCGCTGCCACGTTCTGCTCCGCCTCGTCCGCGATCTCCCGCACCGAGGCATTCTCGTAGCCTTTCTCCCCGAACTTCTTCAGCGCGGCCAGCAATAGCCTGCGCCGGGCTTGCTCGCCCTTGTTCGGACTCGTCGGAAACAGTTCCCGCTGCACGCCAGAAAATTGGACGATCGTATGAAAATGTCAAACGAATGTATAATTGCTTGCTGCCGTCACGCCGAAACGACCGCCCCGCGAGAGGCGATCGCTGGATTCGTTGGATGTTAGGCCAGAGCCTCACCGGAAGCCCGGATACGGCTCATCAAGACGTCGATCTCTTTGTCTTCAAGAGGCTCCACCCTTCCGGACCAATCGGCGATTGCGGTGATCCGGGGTGACACCCACCGATACATTTCGGGATTTCCGTATCCGGATTCCCGGTAAAGCTGCAGGGCAGCCAGTATGGTAGCGATTTCGGGCAGACTTAGCTTCATTCGTTAGGGCATATGCTGGATTTGGGTTTGTCCTTTTTGTCTTCGGTGTCGGGCTTAAGGCCCGGCTCTCTTTATCGGAGAATGTGCCAAAGCCGCAAAAACAGCCATTATCAGTGACTTGTGGTGTCTACCTATTCTTGCTCTGTGATTGTCAAGTTGCAGAATCTGCACATTTTTACGGGTCATGTTGCATTGTGCGCCTTGACCTGCGCCCCAAGGCTTACGGCGAGAAAGGAATCAAGAATGACGTCCGCACTTGGTGATCAGGATTGGGTCGGCTCACATCTCCCGCATCCTACGTTTGGTCGCATGAAGAAACGCTCCTCCACTCCATGGGCTTGCCTATTGGGGGGCCTCCTCTTCGTCGTCCTTCTCTCGATGTGGACCTTCGGATCTTGTTGTGGCATGTCGATGTCCAGATCCAAGAGGCTCATGACTGCCAACGATGCGCGGTCTCTCGAGCAAGAAAGGCACCGCGGATGACGTCCTCACTTGGGAAGGTGGCTTCGCTTCGGATCGGAGAACGCTTAAGTGGTCGCTGCTAGTCGGAGCACTGCTCGCTCTGGGTTTGACAGGATGGTGGCTGTCCTCGTGCTTCCGGCGGTGGAAGACTCCACCGGTTCCCCGCAATGGAGTGGCAAGTTGAAGTCGAATCCGGGCTTGGTGTTGGCTGACGATCCCTCCAGCCTATGGACGATGTTGGATCATCTTCCTGAGCTTCGGAAATTTTTGTTATTGGTCCTCGGTGTTACTTTCGTGATTTGGCTGGCGGGCGGCTACCATCCCCCGCGCCGGCCTGAAAGGCTACAAGCCTCCAACGACGCAAGGGCCTTGAAACAGGCGATCCAAGCCTTCGAGATGGAATACAAGAGCTTTCCCGATCTCGGTGTCCGGGGCGAGGAGATCCGTTCCGAAGGCGAAGCTGGTGCCAAGCTCCTGACCATTCTCCTCGCTAAAGAGGAAGCCGGCGATTCGGTGCAAAACCGGAGAAGAATCTCCTTCGCCAATTTCAGGGTCAGCAAGCGCCGGAAGAATGGCGGTCTTGTCTATCGAGATGGCGACAAGCGGAGTGAGGTGGAGGGGCTTTTCGATTCATGGGGAAATGCCTTCTATGTGAAATTCGATGCCGATCAGGATGGCCGGATCGAAGATCCCCTCGAACCCGGCAAGTTCATAAGCGAATCGGTGCTCGTTTATAGCTTCGGCAAGGATGGCCAACTGGGTGGAAAGGACGATATTCAAACTTGGTAGCTATCTGTGAAAGGGCTCCATCACGGCCCGATCAACAAGGGGCCCTGCTCCAGATGGCTCCGGTAGGCCGCGAGTTGGGTTGCATCCAGCACACCGCTCAAGCGCTCCACCTGCTTGTCGATCCGCGCCTGCTCCTGCTCGCGCACCTTGCCCATGATTTGTTCGTGATCCATGCCATCCACCGGGCCATCCACATTCATCTGCACCACTGTTGCCTCTGCTCCCGCAGGAGCTGCAAACTCCGCATTCATGAACGCACCCATTTGCATCCCTCCTTCCGCCGATTGATCCACCTGAGCCCGGGCTTCGTTCTGCAAGATCTCGTACACCGCATCCCTCTGGTCCTCCCGCAGCGATACCGCCTGCGAAAGCGATGCCATGTCACGGAGCGTCCGAGCCTCGATCCGCTGGTTGCGCTCCGCTTCCTTGTTCCCCTCGTAGGCCTCGTGCTGGTCTGCCGTCAGCATCTCCTTCATCAGCTTGTCCAGGCTCTCCGCCTGTTCCTTCGGGGACATCGTCTGTTTGGCATTCAACCGGATACTTCCCTCATCCCCGTCGATTGCCACCTCCGGCTTCTGTCCCTCAAGATGCGCCTTCAAGCGTGCCTCCTGCTGCGGATTCAACCCCAGCTTTGCCACCAGGTCTGAGATCCTCGCCGCAATCTTCTTCGAGCGCTGCTCGTCCAGCGAACTCTGTATCCGTGCCACCATCTCTTTCGCATCCGGCGAGATCCGTCCCTTCCGCTCCCGGGGCGGTCTCGGTCCGGATTTCGCTCTCTCCTTCGTCTCCTCTCCGGTCGAATCCTCGCCTGCCGCCGCAAAGCCCTCCGGCACTCTTCCCGTCACCCCGCCTCTTCCCTCGGTACTCTTCTCAGATACCGGAGCGGAAGTTTTCATCAACCACCCCACCCCGATCCCGATCACCAAAGCCGCCAGCACTAGAGGAAGTATTTTTTTCATACACCCCCACAGCGCCGACCCGCCGCGGATTTATCATCCCGGTCTTTTTACCGATCACTGATTACTCGGCACTGATCACTTCTTCTTCCCCTTCTTCTTGTCCCGGTTCTTCCCCTTCGGCGGCCATGTCTTCTCGAACTTCCGCTTCTTCTCCTTCTCCGGCTTCTCGGCGGAAGGCTTCCACGCCACCTTCTCCAGTTTCGTTCCCTCCACCGGCACCCCTTCTCCCGAGATCCGGAAGTCGATGAACTTCGCTTGGAAGTCGATCCGCTGCACCTGCATCTTGATCTTCTGCCCGAGCTGGAATTGCAGCCCGCCGCGTGACACGAAGCGCATCTGCGCCTGCTCGAAGCGCCACTCGCCCCGCGGCAGATCCTCCCGCTTGATCACCCCGCGCGCGCCGATTTCCGTCGCCTCCACCATCAGGCCCATCATCCGCACGTCGGTGATCACTCCATCGAATGTCGGCGGCTCCGGCATCTTCGCGCACATCGACAGATACTCGAGCATCTTGATCTGCTTCGTCTCGTTCTCCGCCTCCGCGGATGCCCGCTCCGTATCGGAAATGTGCCGAGCGAATTCCGCCAATGCCGTTTGCCCCGGCACCGCGTCCGCCTTCTTCGGCGCATTCGTTAGGAAGGGCTGCAGCGAGCGATGCACCACCAGGTCCGCATAGCGGCGGATCGGGCTCGTGAAGTGACAGTAGTCCGCCTTCGCCAATCCATAGTGCCCCAACGGATCCGCCGCATAGGCCGCCCGCTTCAGGCTCTTCAGCAGGCCCAGCTTGATCAGGTGCTCGTCCGGACGCCCCTTCGAAGCGTCTAACAACTTCTGGATATGCGCCCGGTTCGTCAGGTCGCCTGGCTGGTAACCGTGTGCCCGTGCCGTCTCGGTGTATTCGTGCAGCTTCCCGAAGTCCGGGTCCTCGTGCACCCGGTAGATCGTCGGCTTGTTCTTGATCTTCAGAATCCGCGCCACCGCCTCGTTCGCCAGCAGCATGCATTCTTCGATCAGTTGGTGACTCGCCGTGTGCTCCACCTGGTGCACCGAGATCGCCCGCCCCCTGTCATCCAGCTTCACCCGGATCTCCGGCATCTCCAGATCCAGCGCGCCATCGGCGAAGCGCTTCTTGCGCAGCACCGATGCCATCGCCCAAGCCTCCTTGACCATCGGCTCAAGCCCCTCCACCGATCCCTCCGGGGCCGGCTTGCCATCCAGGATCGCCTGCGCCTGCTCATAGGAAAGCTTCGCCTGGCTGTTGATCACCGCATCGCAAAAAGTCGTCTTGCTCACCTTTCCGGTGGGCGAGATCTCGATCACCGCGCACTTCGTCAGGCGGTTCACGTCCGGCTTCAGCGAGCAAATCCCGTTGCTCAGCTCGGGCGGCAGCATCGGCAGCACCCGGTCCACCAGGTAGGTCGAGTTCCCGCGCTCCGAAGCCTCCTTATCCAGTGCCGTCTTCGGCTTCACGTAGTGCGATACATCCGCGATGTGCACCGCCAGGGTCCAGCCCTTGCCGTGCTTCTCCACCCAGATCGCATCGTCGTGGTCCTTCGCATCCGCCGGGTCGATGGTGATGACCAGCCGGTCCCGCCAATCCTCGCGCCGCGCGATTTCCGCCGGGTCCACCTCGTCGCCGATCTTGTGCGTCTCCTTCAGCACCTCTTCCGGGAATGAGGTCCGCAGGCCCTGCCGGTGGATTACCGCCAGGATATCCACTCCCGCATCACCGGGCCATCCTAGCACCTCGATCACCCGTCCACGCGGATTCTGCTGCTTGTCCCAGCGGTCGAGATCCACCACGACCAACTGCCCGGGCTCCGCCGTCGTATCGCCGTTCAGGTCGATCTGTCCGTCCACCGCCGGATCCTCCGTTTCCACCCAGCCGAACTTGCCCTTCCTCCGGTAGACTCCCACCAGCCGTCCGCTGCGCCGCTCGACGACCTTCTCCACCTTGCCGCGCGCATCCGGTTCCTCCTCCGCCTCGTGCCGACGCCCTTGGCGCCATTGGGCAGGGCGGGGGATGTGGAAGGACACGATCACCCGGTCCCCCTCCAATGCAGTCCCAGTATCCCGGCGCGGCACGTGCAGGCGGGAGTACTTCTTTAGGTCGATCCCCGTCTCCAGGTTTTCCGCATCTCCGGCATCGGGGTAAAACCACGCATGACCGCGCGGCAGGAAGCGGATCACCCCCCGCAGGTGGTTCGATCCGCCGACCTTCGCCAGCTCGTAGCGTCCCTTCTTGCCTTCGGCGATCTTGCCCTCCCGGGTCATCGCCGCCAGTTCCGACCGCAGCAAAGGGCGGTCGTGGGTGGAAAGGTCCAGTTCCCTGGAAAGCTCCGACTTGTTCATCGGGCGATAACCCTTCCCCCCCATCACGCGGAGCAACGTGCCCCGCAATTCTTCTCGTTCCATACTTTCCTAACCATGGACTGCAAACCTCCTTGTGGCAATGCCCGACCCTGAAAAGCTCTTGGCAGAATGCTTGGCGGCATTACCTTCACCGGCAAGATAGCTCGTGAAATGCGGGATTGCCACCGGCCCCTCGTCCCGCTTTCTTTCACGAAATTCCTAATTAACGCAGACCCTATTCACATGAAAACCCGTCCCGTAGCCCGCCGCGCAGCCAGCGGCTTCACCCTCGTCGAGCTTCTCGTCGTCATCTCCATCATCGTGGTGCTTGCCGCGATGAGCTTCGGCGCCGCGAACATGGCCATGACCAAGGCCAAGAAGCTCCAGACCTCCAATGATGCCCGCGCGCTCAAGCAGGCCATCCAGGCTTTCAACAGCGAGTACAGCCGTCTTCCGGACTTCGGCGCTCAAGGCGATGAAGCCCAGACCGATGGCGAAGCCGGTGCCGAACTCCTCACCATCCTTCTTGGTAAGGAAGAGGTCAGTGACTCGATGCAGAACAAGAAGCAGATCGCTTTCGGCAATTTCAAGATCAACAAGACCAAGGCCAAGGGTGGCCTGGTTTACAGCAACGGTGGCTCCGGCGCCCGCCCGGACGGGCTCTACGACGCTTGGGGCAAGCCTTTCTACCTGAAGCTCGATACCGAGTATGATGGCGAGCTGGAAGACCCCTTCAAGCAGGGCAATATCGTCCGCGACACCATCATCGTCTATAGCTACGGCGCTGACGGTAAGGTCGGCGGTGGCGACGACATCCAGACCTGGTAATCGTCCGTTACTCCGCGCTTCACGAATTTCACCCGCCCCGGCTCACCGCCGCGGCGGGTTTTCTTTTGTGTTCCCGTAGTGGTAGTGCCCTTCCGCTCCGAATCCAGCATCTCCCTGCCGTGCTTCAGCGCGCACTCCGCTTGATGATTGGAAGATTGGTGATTGATGATTTCCTCCCCAACGGTCGCGGGGCGGCCTCCCTCCAATACTGGGATGCCGCCCCGCTTTCCGTCTCCCGGTCAACGCCCTGTGGGGGGAGGGCCTTGTCGTTGACCGGCTCTGCCGCCACGGTCTGGACCGCGCGGAGCCTCCTCTTGCTCCTCGTGGTCCTCGCGTGGCGGCCTCGGCGGATGCAGTTCGCGTGGGGTCAGCTCGCCGTCTTTGTTGCGGTCCAGCTTCACCAGCGACTCCGGGGCCTGAGATATTTCTTCCGTGGAAAGCTTGCCGTCCCGGTTCGTGTCCATCGTAGCCATCAGCGGCGGCATCGGATGCCTCGGGCGCTGCGGCTTCGCGCCACCTTCCTGTTCCCCGCCGTTTGGCGCATCTGGTCGTGGCGTCGCCTCATAGCTCGGATCGCGCGGCGCTTCGGGAGATCCTTCTCCTTCCGGCGGCTTCGGGCGCAGTTCCTCCGGGCTTACGGTGCCATCACCGTTGCGATCCATGTTCTTCAGCGCCGTGGCCGCCGCCTCGATCTCTGCCGCGGAGATGTTCCCGTCGCCGTCGCCATCCAGCGCCTTCAGCAGCGGCATGGGGGGATGCGGTGGGCGGTGGGGTGGGGGACCCTGCGGGCCCTCCTGTGCCGGGCAAGCCAGACTCGCCAGCACGGCCGCTGCCATTGATGTGACTGTCGTTTTCATGATCCTCGTCCTTTCTTGGTTTCGCAGCGGACAACCGTCATCCGCCGACAAGGGAACAGCCCGATTGTTAAGCTCGTGTGTGGACCCCGAACTTTTCGTGTAAAACCTGCCTTTTGGTAGCGGAAGGACTCTCGTCCTTCCGGCTGCTGGCCTCTCCGTTTGACGACCCCTTGTTGCTCCACCTCGCCATCCGCCATCCGCCATCCGCCATCTCCCTTTTGTTAAGCCCGCGTAAATCCCATCGCCTCTCGCCCGCCTCTCCATCATCTTCGGATCCGCATGAACCCTGCGCCCTCCCGGCCTCTCCTCGTCGTCGATGACGACCGCAAGCTCTGCGGCCTCATTCGCGATTACCTCGCGCCCCACGGCTGGCAGGTCGATATGCGCCACACCGGCCCCGAAGGCCTCGAGGCCGCCCGCACCGGCAAGCACGAGGCCGTCCTTCTCGATGTCATGATGCCCGGCATGGATGGCTTCGAGGTCCTCCGCGAGCTCCGCAAGTCCTCTTCCATCCCCGTCCTCATGCTCACCGCCATGGGCGAGGAGGCGGACCGCATCGTCGGCCTCGAACTCGGAGCGGATGACTATCTCCCGAAGACCTTCTCCAGCCGGGAGCTCCTTGCCCGTCTCCGCGCCGTCACCCGCCGCAGTGCCATCACCGAAAGCGAGGCCCCCGCGAAGGATCTCACCTGCGGCGATCTCGTCCTCAATCAGGATACCCACGTCGCCAGTGTCCGCGGCGAGGCCCTCGAACTCACCGCCCTCGAGTTCGCCATCCTCGCCTGCCTCCTGAAAGCGAAGGGCCGGGTCAAAACCCGCGAGGCTTTGTTAGAAGAAGTTTCCGAGCGCCGCTTCGATGTCTTCGATCGCTCGATC
This genomic interval from Luteolibacter rhizosphaerae contains the following:
- a CDS encoding YdgA family protein; the protein is MKTSAPVSEKSTEGRGGVTGRVPEGFAAAGEDSTGEETKERAKSGPRPPRERKGRISPDAKEMVARIQSSLDEQRSKKIAARISDLVAKLGLNPQQEARLKAHLEGQKPEVAIDGDEGSIRLNAKQTMSPKEQAESLDKLMKEMLTADQHEAYEGNKEAERNQRIEARTLRDMASLSQAVSLREDQRDAVYEILQNEARAQVDQSAEGGMQMGAFMNAEFAAPAGAEATVVQMNVDGPVDGMDHEQIMGKVREQEQARIDKQVERLSGVLDATQLAAYRSHLEQGPLLIGP
- the cecR gene encoding transcriptional regulator CecR; translated protein: MQRELFPTSPNKGEQARRRLLLAALKKFGEKGYENASVREIADEAEQNVAAIGYYFGSKERLYAAVLEGIGEHLRGVFSEVAAESRELLASGEPDVATAQSIIKRMLRTLLGEQLEGSEFEKIRLVMLREQAAPSENFELLYQKTLKPMHELFTRTVGITTGEDPTSTKLILRTHAMFGQVLAFTLARATILRRLGVKKLQAAHKVMIAELLDEHVDLICGGLAWKGSER
- a CDS encoding ATP-binding cassette domain-containing protein — encoded protein: MQENPTDEVVIRFEGVTKTFKGMESPALDEVSGEVRKGLITGLVGPDGAGKTTLLRLIAGLMEPNRGTIRTLGKDPIVDAAAIRGDVGYMPQKFGLYEDLTVLENLTLQADLRHVTGQEREESFERLLSFTDLKRFTGRFAGKLSGGMKQKLGLACALLGKPRLLLLDEPGVGVDPISRRELWGMVEDLVNQGIAVVWSTAYLDEAELCGTTVVLNEGKLLFSGTPAEIAKPLEGRVYQLREPGEKKRSLLTKALSRPEVSDGTIQGHSLRLTLRKDAGRFDPKEIGAEESAEWVEVKPRFEDAFIDLLGGGPPGDSVLAQHTHEIAQDGKVVIEASHLTKQFGDFKATDDVSFQVTRGEIYGLLGPNGAGKSTTFKMMCGLLTPTQGTAKVVDLDLRHSASEARQRLGYMAQKFSLYGNLTVAQNLEFFSGIYGLQGRKQKEKTGEMAEIFHLKPFLNAKTDSLSLGYKQRLALACSVMHEPDILFLDEPTSGVDPVTRREFWTHINGLVGRGVTVMVTTHFMDEAEYCDRIGLVYRGKLIANGTPDELKESVATKEDPDPTMEDAFIELVTGKEEPR
- a CDS encoding response regulator transcription factor, whose product is MNPAPSRPLLVVDDDRKLCGLIRDYLAPHGWQVDMRHTGPEGLEAARTGKHEAVLLDVMMPGMDGFEVLRELRKSSSIPVLMLTAMGEEADRIVGLELGADDYLPKTFSSRELLARLRAVTRRSAITESEAPAKDLTCGDLVLNQDTHVASVRGEALELTALEFAILACLLKAKGRVKTREALLEEVSERRFDVFDRSIDVHVSQLRRKLGDDPKQPRFIRTIRGVGYKLEDGSVPE
- a CDS encoding efflux RND transporter periplasmic adaptor subunit; protein product: MKKAIPVILLLGVLAAGGWYFYGKYRNEEDALVLHGNVDIRGVDLGFRVSGRIAEVLKDEGDAVKAGELLARIDAEPYQRELDQAKATHLQAVASLEQAKASLVQAKADADLKRAGYRTEEVEQARASLAQAKVTMENSERAYQRQSTLVKTNGVSRQNFENAEAAYHEAEQRMKVAEASLKQLESGFRVEEVAAAEAGVGAAQAAAGAAEAAVVRAEAAVKTAEIKLQDTELKSPSDGIVITRAQEPGAIVQAGPTVLSLSLEDPVWVRAYVHEPELGKFPPGTKVEVLTDGRPDQPFHGTVGFVSPRAEFTPKTVETQELRTSLVYRMRVVVDDSDGSLRQGMPVRVQRSAE
- the rnr gene encoding ribonuclease R: MEREELRGTLLRVMGGKGYRPMNKSELSRELDLSTHDRPLLRSELAAMTREGKIAEGKKGRYELAKVGGSNHLRGVIRFLPRGHAWFYPDAGDAENLETGIDLKKYSRLHVPRRDTGTALEGDRVIVSFHIPRPAQWRQGRRHEAEEEPDARGKVEKVVERRSGRLVGVYRRKGKFGWVETEDPAVDGQIDLNGDTTAEPGQLVVVDLDRWDKQQNPRGRVIEVLGWPGDAGVDILAVIHRQGLRTSFPEEVLKETHKIGDEVDPAEIARREDWRDRLVITIDPADAKDHDDAIWVEKHGKGWTLAVHIADVSHYVKPKTALDKEASERGNSTYLVDRVLPMLPPELSNGICSLKPDVNRLTKCAVIEISPTGKVSKTTFCDAVINSQAKLSYEQAQAILDGKPAPEGSVEGLEPMVKEAWAMASVLRKKRFADGALDLEMPEIRVKLDDRGRAISVHQVEHTASHQLIEECMLLANEAVARILKIKNKPTIYRVHEDPDFGKLHEYTETARAHGYQPGDLTNRAHIQKLLDASKGRPDEHLIKLGLLKSLKRAAYAADPLGHYGLAKADYCHFTSPIRRYADLVVHRSLQPFLTNAPKKADAVPGQTALAEFARHISDTERASAEAENETKQIKMLEYLSMCAKMPEPPTFDGVITDVRMMGLMVEATEIGARGVIKREDLPRGEWRFEQAQMRFVSRGGLQFQLGQKIKMQVQRIDFQAKFIDFRISGEGVPVEGTKLEKVAWKPSAEKPEKEKKRKFEKTWPPKGKNRDKKKGKKK
- a CDS encoding type II secretion system GspH family protein, whose product is MKTRPVARRAASGFTLVELLVVISIIVVLAAMSFGAANMAMTKAKKLQTSNDARALKQAIQAFNSEYSRLPDFGAQGDEAQTDGEAGAELLTILLGKEEVSDSMQNKKQIAFGNFKINKTKAKGGLVYSNGGSGARPDGLYDAWGKPFYLKLDTEYDGELEDPFKQGNIVRDTIIVYSYGADGKVGGGDDIQTW